The following are encoded together in the Kribbella sp. CA-293567 genome:
- a CDS encoding GntR family transcriptional regulator → MIEFHLDGRSGVSPYQQIVQQVKNALRLGLLREGDQLPTVKDVVGQLAINPNTVLKAYRELEHDDLVAARPGRGTFVTRTLTDHSLAAHGPLRRDLQLWLSKARKAGLDDESIEALFRTTFRSGAQEDIA, encoded by the coding sequence ATGATCGAGTTCCATCTGGACGGACGCTCGGGGGTGTCGCCGTACCAGCAGATCGTTCAGCAGGTGAAGAACGCGCTGCGGCTGGGGCTGTTGCGGGAGGGGGATCAGCTGCCGACGGTGAAGGACGTGGTCGGGCAGCTGGCGATCAACCCGAACACCGTGCTGAAGGCCTACCGCGAGCTGGAGCACGACGATCTGGTCGCGGCCCGGCCGGGGCGCGGGACCTTCGTGACCCGGACGCTGACCGACCACAGCCTGGCCGCCCACGGACCGCTGCGGCGGGACCTGCAACTCTGGTTGTCCAAGGCCCGTAAGGCCGGCCTGGACGACGAGAGCATCGAGGCGTTGTTCCGGACCACCTTTCGGTCCGGCGCTCAGGAGGACATAGCGTGA
- a CDS encoding cryptochrome/photolyase family protein, whose translation MAIAVMWFRRDLRLADNPALLDAVSAGGGKVLGLFVLDPKLWDPAGGRRRDHLAASLRSLSDALGGRLVVRHGDPEDVVPAVAAEVEAASVHIAADYGPYGQRRDAAVEKALDCPLVATGSPYAVAPGRVLTQQNTPYSVFTPYFRTWLEHGWRGPVDAPGNVEWVEATSEELPPAGEAVAGEAVALEQWERYLKTVAEYGEVRDRPDLDATSRMSVPLKYGEIHPRTMLADLAQQRSAGAEGYRRELAWRDFCADLLARHPQAAWKPLRPAFEKMQYDEPGEAFEAWCEGRTGYPIVDAGMRELAATGFMHNRVRMIVASFLVKDLQVHWKYGARWFMRRLEDGDLASNSLNWQWVAGCGADASPYFRVFNPATQEKKFDPAGEYVRRWVPEFGTPDYPEPIVDHAEARLEALRRYEAIR comes from the coding sequence ATGGCTATCGCGGTGATGTGGTTCCGGCGGGATCTTCGGCTGGCGGACAATCCGGCGCTGCTCGACGCGGTCTCGGCGGGCGGCGGCAAGGTGCTCGGACTGTTCGTGCTGGACCCGAAACTGTGGGACCCGGCCGGTGGGCGGCGGCGGGATCATCTGGCCGCGTCGTTGCGCAGTCTCTCCGACGCGCTCGGCGGGCGGCTCGTCGTCCGGCACGGCGACCCGGAGGACGTCGTACCGGCGGTGGCGGCCGAGGTCGAAGCGGCGAGTGTGCACATCGCGGCCGACTACGGACCCTACGGACAGCGGCGCGATGCCGCGGTCGAGAAGGCGCTCGACTGCCCGCTCGTCGCGACCGGCTCGCCGTACGCCGTCGCGCCCGGGCGGGTGCTGACGCAGCAGAACACGCCGTACTCGGTGTTCACGCCGTACTTCCGCACCTGGCTCGAGCACGGCTGGCGCGGGCCGGTCGATGCCCCCGGCAACGTCGAGTGGGTCGAGGCCACCAGCGAGGAACTGCCGCCGGCCGGTGAGGCGGTCGCCGGCGAAGCGGTCGCGCTCGAACAGTGGGAGCGGTACCTCAAGACCGTCGCGGAGTACGGCGAGGTGCGGGACCGGCCCGATCTCGACGCGACCTCGCGGATGTCGGTGCCGCTGAAGTACGGCGAGATCCACCCGCGAACGATGCTGGCCGACCTGGCCCAGCAGCGGAGTGCCGGCGCGGAGGGCTACCGCCGTGAGCTGGCCTGGCGTGACTTCTGCGCGGACCTGCTGGCGCGGCACCCGCAGGCCGCCTGGAAGCCGCTGCGGCCGGCGTTCGAGAAAATGCAGTACGACGAGCCGGGCGAGGCTTTCGAGGCCTGGTGCGAGGGCCGCACCGGCTACCCGATCGTGGACGCCGGGATGCGCGAGCTGGCCGCGACCGGGTTCATGCACAACCGGGTCCGGATGATCGTGGCGTCGTTCCTGGTCAAGGACCTCCAGGTGCACTGGAAGTACGGCGCCCGGTGGTTCATGCGGCGCCTCGAGGACGGCGATCTGGCGTCGAACTCGCTGAACTGGCAGTGGGTGGCGGGGTGTGGCGCCGACGCCTCGCCGTACTTCCGGGTCTTCAATCCGGCCACCCAGGAGAAGAAGTTCGATCCGGCCGGCGAGTACGTCCGCCGCTGGGTCCCCGAGTTCGGGACGCCCGACTACCCCGAACCGATCGTCGACCACGCCGAGGCCCGGCTCGAGGCACTGCGGCGGTACGAGGCCATTCGCTGA
- a CDS encoding metal-dependent transcriptional regulator: MDVVSELIDTTEMYLRTVYELEEEGILPLRARIAERLHQSGPTVSQTVARMERDGLVTVEGDRHLELTAVGRMQATRVMRKHRLAERLLVDVIGLEWEDVHAEACRWEHVMSDAVELRLLKILDNPTESPYGNPIPGLEELLKDGQATAIGDFRSGVEPLDKVLDQAIGDSVRVLVRRIAEPVQTDDDAMSVLRRAGALPGREVDSMLDAEGVLVGSREAGGVISDETAGHIFVSLV; the protein is encoded by the coding sequence ATGGATGTCGTGAGCGAGCTGATCGATACCACCGAGATGTACCTGCGGACCGTCTACGAGCTGGAAGAAGAAGGCATTCTGCCGCTGCGCGCGCGGATCGCCGAACGGCTCCACCAATCCGGCCCGACGGTCAGTCAGACGGTGGCCCGGATGGAACGTGACGGTCTCGTCACGGTCGAGGGCGACCGGCACCTCGAGCTCACCGCGGTCGGCCGGATGCAGGCCACCCGGGTGATGCGCAAGCACCGGCTGGCCGAGCGGCTGCTGGTGGACGTGATCGGGCTCGAGTGGGAGGACGTGCACGCCGAGGCCTGCCGCTGGGAGCACGTGATGAGCGACGCGGTCGAGCTCCGGCTGCTGAAGATCCTCGACAACCCCACCGAGTCGCCGTACGGCAACCCGATCCCGGGGCTGGAGGAGCTGCTGAAGGACGGTCAGGCGACCGCGATCGGCGACTTCCGCAGCGGTGTCGAGCCGCTCGACAAGGTGCTCGACCAGGCCATCGGCGACTCCGTCCGGGTGCTGGTGCGGCGGATCGCCGAGCCGGTGCAGACCGACGACGACGCGATGTCGGTGCTGCGTCGCGCCGGCGCGCTGCCCGGCCGCGAGGTCGACTCGATGCTGGACGCCGAGGGCGTGCTGGTCGGCAGCCGCGAGGCCGGTGGCGTGATCAGCGACGAGACCGCCGGCCACATCTTCGTCAGCCTGGTTTAA
- a CDS encoding methyltransferase domain-containing protein, with the protein MPENEIDWPGYLREFHTAAPGSTEALLSRAVAGDHTPYRWLVRAVSGEARRVLDLACGNGPVARELYGRWVVGVDNNAAQLAGAPGPKVQADALHLPFANEVFDVVTCSIGLAVLQPLPDVLAEAARVLRRGGVLAAIVPAVRPLRRSDLRTLTSLTTRLRSTPQFPAGGEIKDLKDQLRSAGFHVMESQRERYAYRVRTLEDARILVGALYLPGTSDARREAAAGWLAERGAASDGLQVAIPVRRITAMRTKFALS; encoded by the coding sequence ATGCCTGAGAACGAGATCGACTGGCCGGGCTACCTGCGGGAGTTCCACACCGCGGCCCCGGGCAGCACCGAAGCCCTGTTGTCCCGAGCGGTGGCCGGGGACCACACGCCCTACCGCTGGCTGGTCCGCGCGGTCTCCGGCGAGGCGCGGCGCGTCCTCGACCTGGCCTGCGGCAACGGGCCGGTCGCCCGTGAGCTGTACGGGCGGTGGGTGGTGGGCGTCGACAACAACGCGGCCCAGCTGGCCGGCGCTCCCGGCCCGAAGGTCCAGGCCGACGCGCTGCACCTGCCGTTCGCCAACGAGGTCTTCGACGTGGTCACCTGCTCGATCGGCCTGGCGGTGCTCCAGCCGCTGCCCGACGTCCTGGCCGAGGCGGCCCGCGTACTACGTCGCGGCGGCGTCCTGGCCGCGATCGTCCCGGCCGTGCGGCCACTGCGCCGCAGCGACCTGCGCACGCTCACCAGCCTGACGACCCGGTTGCGTTCGACACCGCAGTTCCCGGCCGGTGGCGAGATCAAGGACCTCAAGGACCAGTTGCGCTCGGCCGGTTTCCACGTGATGGAGAGCCAGCGCGAGCGCTATGCGTACCGGGTCCGCACCCTCGAAGACGCCCGCATCCTGGTCGGTGCCCTCTATCTGCCCGGTACGTCGGACGCCCGCCGCGAGGCCGCGGCCGGCTGGCTGGCCGAGCGCGGCGCCGCCTCGGACGGTTTGCAGGTCGCCATCCCGGTCCGCCGGATCACCGCGATGCGCACCAAGTTCGCCCTGAGCTGA